A genomic window from Nicotiana sylvestris chromosome 11, ASM39365v2, whole genome shotgun sequence includes:
- the LOC138881392 gene encoding uncharacterized protein: MLPVRNEVLYVPRGRAEKPQRFEVKRAKPMYIPKGSYVVRGTIQPSRLNEPVVIGHVPQRPMTNPSTVPWNYQRTLVTYKGREVTGELSENTFIGRYSNTQELNNATRKRFPPKEPVSVEEAEAFFQKMKMPDYEVVDQLRKCPEQVSMLSLLMRSAEHQKILLKTLNEAYVPVETSVEQLERMTERFFAVNQVLDMDTSYNFLLGRPWIHTAGAVPSTLHQMVKFEYEDREIVVRGEDKQSIYRDPSISYLKPSEGSEHTVYQAFEVVLAEQYEEGRPCPQPFLSNASIMGEKNMLAQENEVLRAQVQQMRIAANNQQRSRSDERLIKGLKREIGECRDELKKSEGTIAELRAQWVKRTEERTHYMQQLKKDYEKTIGSLKRKVVTLEDKAVKQAKTFETESEHCYDLLARMEVEIQQLQDQHLQDSHVLEARNNQVR, encoded by the exons ATGTTGCCTGTGAGGAATGAAGTCCTTTAcgttccacgaggtcgagcagagaagccgcagaggttcgaagtcaaaagggcaaaaccgatgtacataccaaaagggtcctatgtggtccgggggacgattcaaccatcTCGGCTGAacgagccagtggttatcggacacGTGCCACAGAGGCCGatgacaaacccgtccacagtaccgtggaactatcaaagaacgttggttacgtacaaaggcagagaagtcacgggagaactttcggagaatactttcattggaaggtattcgaacactcaagagttaaacaacgccacacggaagCGCTTCCCACCCAAAGAGCCTGTAAGCGTTGAGGAAGCGGAagctttcttccaaaagatgaaaatgcctgactacgaagtggtagatcaactacgcaagtgccccgagcaagtgtccatgctatctctgctgatgaggtcggccgaacaccaaaagatcttgctcaagaccctAAACGAAGCgtacgtaccagttgaaacctcagtcgaacaactAGAAAggatgacggagaggttcttcgccgttaaccag gtgcttgacatggatacgtcttacaattttctcctcggcagaccttggattcatacgGCAggggctgtgccttccactcttcaccaaatggtgaagtttgagtacgaagaccgggaaattgtggtccgCGGAGAAGAcaaacagtctatttatcgggacccatccatctcATATCTTAAACCAAGtgaagggagcgagcacacggtttatcaagctttcgaagttgtgctagcggagcagtatgaagaaggaagaccttgcccccaacctttcttgtccaacgcctcaatcatg ggagaaaagaacatgttggcccaagaaaatgaggtgCTTAGGGCCCAAGTCCAGCAAATGAGGATAGCGgccaataaccaacaaaggagtcggtcagacgagcggttgataaaggggctGAAAAGGGAAATTGGTGAGTGCCGAGATGAGCTGAAAAAATCTGAAGGCACCATAGCAGAACTCCGGGCACAGTGGGTAAAAAGAACGGAAGAACGCACCCAttacatgcaacaattaaagaaggattatgaaaagactATCGGTAGTCTGAAAAGGAAAGTGGTCACCCTTGAAGATAAAGCAGTTAAGCAAGCTAAAACTTTTGAGACTGAAAGTGAACACTGCTATGATTTACTGGCccgaatggaagtagaaatacagcagctgcaaGATCAACATCTTCAGGATTCTCATGTGTTAGAGGCTCGCAATAATCAAGTAAGGTGA
- the LOC138881393 gene encoding uncharacterized protein, translated as MVKFEWDRQEVVLHGEDHTCAVSDAIVPFIETDDDKGPWVYQVIDTISVDKVPEGKSIPCPRVAAAPAIVVSEMLSNGFVLGKGLGAELQGIVQPVSLPKNLDTFGLGFKTIVVDVRRARKLKKKAWVLLKPIPCLSRSFVRPGVRKQLLAKVTGSLIGAEENLDKVFERVFAEVNMVEAGEGSSKANIQCIGPRAKVNNWEAIPLPIRRESCSCYADINDMTRMRKLWPNFKIQSNSEIIIQEIEYDDEVECDDNKAYEEISKELSHFEEKPKPNLNDTEAVNLRDQDNIRETKISVHLEPQIKEEIIKVLFEYKHVFAWSYDYMTGLSTDLVVHKRPTDPALPPVKQKLRKFKTNISVKIKEEITKQFDAKVIRVTQYPTWLDNVVPVPKKDGKTRVCVDYRDLNKASPKDNFPLPNILILIDNYVKHEIGSFVDCYVGYHQILMDEEDAEKTEFITLWGTYCYREIEVYVDDVIVKSRQQSDHVRDLRKCFQRLRMYNLKLNPAKCAFGVPSGKLLGFIVSRWGIELDPSKIKAIQELMPPRNKTEEAFDKIKGYLSNPPVLVPPKPGRPLILYLAVLDNSFGCVLGQHDVTSRKEQAIYYLSKKFTSYEALADHLAENPVDNDYEPLKTYFPDEEWFQSIEFKHIPRIHNEVADVFATLASMLHHPDKAYVDPLQIQVRDQHAYCNVVEEELDGEPWFHDIKEYVRIGEKGGVTSTSSSTSHLRSGTEGTVIAIAVKRSHLWKINVSISKQVIANAIKAEMEGLCIYDCFFSFCDIYDYYRSETGF; from the exons atggtcaagttcgagtgggacagacaagaggtcgtgttacacggggAAGACCACACATGTgctgtaagtgatgccatcgtgccttttatagagactgatgatgataagggaccatgggtttatcaggtcatCGACACAATCTCGGTGGATAAGGTGCcggagggtaaaagcattccatgtcccagggTAGCAGCTGCGCCCGCCATTGTAGTGTCAGAAATGTTAAGTAATGGGTTCGTGctagggaaaggtctgggggctgagcttcaagGTATCGTTCAACCTGTCtctttgcccaagaatttggataCCTTCGGGTTGGGATTCAAGACAATAGTGGTagatgttagaagggctcgtaaattgaaaaagaaagcttgggttcttctcAAACCAATTCCATgcctgtccaggtccttcgtcaggccgggtgtcAGAAAGCAGTTGTTGGCAAAAGTGACAGGGTCACTGATTGGGGCAGAGgagaatttggataaggtgttcgagagggtatttgctgaagtgaacatggttgaggctggtGAAGGGTCCAGTAAAGCAAATATACAGTgcatcggaccacgtgctaaagtcaacaattgggaagctattcctcttccaattcggagggagtcgtg ttcttgttatgctgatatcaatgacatgacacgCATGAGGAAGCTTTGGCCCAATTTTAAAATCCAGTCTaactcagaaataataatacaagaaatcgaatATGATGATGAGGTGGAGTGTGACGATAACAAGgcctatgaggaaattagtaaagaattaagtcactttgaagaaaaacccaaacctaacctaaatgacacagaagcagttaatctaagGGACCAAGACAATattcgtgaaactaaaataagtgttcatctggagccacaaatcaaggaggagataattaaagtattatTTGAATACAAGCATGTTTTTGCTTGGTCGTATGATTATATGACGGGTCTAagtaccgatttagtggttcacaaacggcccactgatccggcactcccacctgtcaagcagaagctgagaaagttcaaaacgaacataagtgtaaagatcaaagaagagattactaagcaatttgatgcaaaggtcattcgggttacgCAGTATCCTACCTGGTTAGATAATGttgtgccggtaccaaagaaagacggcaagaccagggtgtgtgtcgattatcgagatcttaacaaggcaagtccaaaagataatttcccccTGCCGAACATCCTCATATTAATTGATAACTAtgtcaaacatgagattggttcttttgtggattgttacgtgggttatcatcagattctaatggatgaggaagatgcggaaaagacagaaTTCATCACTCtgtggggaacgtactgttatcgg gaaatcgaggtgtacgtggatgatgtgatcgtgaagtctagacagcagtctgaccatgtcagggatttaAGGAAGTGTTTCCAAAGGCTTCGTatgtacaatcttaagctcaatcctgcaaaatgtgcttttggagtaccatctgggaagttgttgggatttatagtcagccgtTGGGGTATCGAActagacccgtcgaagatcaaagctattcaggaactgatgcccccaagaaacaaaactgag gaggcttttgataagataaaggggtatttgtcgaacccacccgtgttggtccctcCAAAACcggggaggcctttgattctatatctggcggttttggataattcatttggttgtgtactggggcagcatgatgttacaaGCAGGAAAGAGCAGgctatctattacctcagcaagaagttcacatcttacgag gcgctggcagatcatttggcagagaatccagttgaCAATGATTATGAGCCATTGaaaacttacttccctgatgaggag tggtttcagtcaatagaattcaagcacattccaaggattcataatgaagtggCCGATGTGTTtgctactctggcatcaatgttgcaccatccggataaggcttacgtggaccctttgcagattcaggtccgcgatcagcacgcttattgtaatgtggtggaagaggaacttgacggtgagccatggtttcatgacatcaaggaatatgtcAGGATAG